In the genome of Devosia rhizoryzae, the window TGTCGAGCGCTGCAGTGGTCGCGGCTTCGGTGACGGCTTCTTCGTCAGCCTGATCGCGCGAAACCAGCTGCTCGTCGGTGCCGTCGTTATTGCCAGCGATTTCGTTGAAGACAACCGATTGCTGCGGGGCGGCCTCTACGGGCTCCGGCACTTCCTTGATGGCAGTTGTGTCAGCGGCGATCAGCGGCGCAGGACCAGTGGGCGCGGCGCTCTGGCCAAGCATGAAATAGAGCCCGACGCCGGCGGCGCCAAGCAGGCCCACGGCAACCAGAGGTCCGGCGACGGCGCGGGATAGCCCGAAAACCGGGCCGCGCGGACGGCGTGGCCGGATCGGCGCCATCTCTTCAGCTTCAACCAGATCGCCTTCTGGATTAACCCACTCGACCCGGGCTCCGGTTGCTGCGGCGGCAGCGAGGATGGCATCGTCCACCGAGCCGGCGCCGCTGGGAGCACGGACGGATGGTTCGCTCCGGCGCTGGGGTTCGGACGCCGGCAATGTGGGGGTCGCGAGGCTGCGCAGCGCAGGGCTCGGTGCGGCGGGCGTCGCAACCGGCTGATTGAGCCGGATGGCGGACCCCACCAGGTTTTCGATGTCGCGAAGCGGATCGGCCTTGGCTTCAGGCTCAGCCGGCACCGCAACGGTCGGCTCCACGCGCGGAGCGACGTTGATGGGCTCAGGGGTCGGAGCGATTTCAGGTTCGACGATGGTGACGGCGGTGGCAGCCGGCTGAGCCGCCTTGGGGGAACCAAAACCGAAAACCGGCGGCACGCCGAAATTGTCTTCAGCGGGTGCCGGGCCGGTCACGACGGGGATGGGTTCAGGCTGCGGGGTGCCTTGATTGGCCTCGCCGGCAAGCTCGGCAGCGATGAGGTCTGCAAGGCTATCGTGATCAAGCGCCTGAGGCTCGACAGATTCCTCGACCACCGGCTTCACCACTGCCGGTTGCGGCGCGGGCTGAACCTGGACGGGAGCGGCCGCAATGGGAGTTACCGGACCGGCGGGCTTGTTGAGCGCGAAATCGAAGTTGAACGGTTCGGCAATGGCCGAGGCCGGCGCCGGGGCTGCCGGTTCGCCGCCTGGTATGCGAACCGGGCTGGCTTGCGGACGAGGCGCGGCACCGGATTGCGGCAGGTCGGCACCGGGAATGCGAACGGGTGCCGACGGCGAGGCCATCGGCGCGGGCTGCGGCTTGGCGGGAGCGTCGGCGCGGGCATCGTCGGCCATCAAGCGAGCAAGCTCAGCGATCAGGTCGTCCGGTGCGTCAGTCTGTGCGGCCATTGAGTTCGGTTTCGCTGACGTCATCTGGCAGCGCCCCTAGAAAGCGGAAGTTTCCATTATGGATTGTACCGCGAATGTTCACACCAATACGCC includes:
- a CDS encoding SPOR domain-containing protein, with protein sequence MAAQTDAPDDLIAELARLMADDARADAPAKPQPAPMASPSAPVRIPGADLPQSGAAPRPQASPVRIPGGEPAAPAPASAIAEPFNFDFALNKPAGPVTPIAAAPVQVQPAPQPAVVKPVVEESVEPQALDHDSLADLIAAELAGEANQGTPQPEPIPVVTGPAPAEDNFGVPPVFGFGSPKAAQPAATAVTIVEPEIAPTPEPINVAPRVEPTVAVPAEPEAKADPLRDIENLVGSAIRLNQPVATPAAPSPALRSLATPTLPASEPQRRSEPSVRAPSGAGSVDDAILAAAAATGARVEWVNPEGDLVEAEEMAPIRPRRPRGPVFGLSRAVAGPLVAVGLLGAAGVGLYFMLGQSAAPTGPAPLIAADTTAIKEVPEPVEAAPQQSVVFNEIAGNNDGTDEQLVSRDQADEEAVTEAATTAALDSSSGIAPPAEGGTINPNADGLVNRKVRTVTVRPDGTIVSGDDSLAGASILPVDRPNVPEVPGADTSTPSLLANADPSAAGATTVPSTAPVTALPEATAPAVVPVQPGAVVPVVDATGQPIAGRTVTTPLQRPADLQTAAASPAALPAATTPEPTPLTPTTTTPAAAATAAVPAGGSAAAYVQLSSQRSEDAARESAQAIATRYGVLFGGANLEIQRVDLGERGIYFRVLVPAADRAGASNICTNVKAAGGDCLIL